The following is a genomic window from Paenibacillus thiaminolyticus.
GTCTCCAGCGTTATTCCAGTAAAGGAACTCACATCGCAGCAGGTCAGCAAGGTGCTGTTTGCCATCGGGGGTGGCGAACGCGTAGAGGCCGTACGACTTACCTACGAACGGGGGTGGAAATCGTATTGTATTTCCACTCAGTGCGGCTGCGGGTTCGGGTGCCGCTTTTGCGCCACGGGTACCATCGGCCTGAAACGAAATCTGACCGCCGACGAAATTACCGACCAATTGCTTCACTTTCACTTGAACGGCCACGCCTTGGACAGCGTGTCCTTCATGGGCATGGGGGAGGCGCTCGCCAACCCGCACCTTTTCGATGCGCTGGCGATTTTGACCAACCCGCATCTCTTCGGTTTAGGACATCGAAGAATTACGATTTCCACCATCGGCCTGTTGCCAGGAATTGATAGGTTGACGCGGGAGTTTCCCCAGGTCAATCTTACCTTCTCGATGCATTCGCCGTTCGACGATCAACGGAGCGAACTGATGCCGATCAATAAGCGGTTTCCGCTCCGCGACGTGCTGAATGCATTGGATCGCCATATCCGGCATACGGGGAGAAAGGTGTATATCGCGTATATTCTTCTTCAAGGGTTCAACGATTCGACGGAGCATGCGAAAGCGGTTGCCGCTCTGTTGAGGGGAAGGGGATCTTGGGAACATCTCTACCACGTGAACCTAATTCCCTACAATTCGACAGAAGTGACGCCTCAAAGCTACTTGCCATCTGACCCCGAAAGGATCAAAGCGTTCGTTCGGACGTTGAAGATACATGGTGTGAACGTTACGGTCCGAACTCAATTCGGATCGGACATTAATGCGGCATGCGGTCAGTTATACCGAACCGATTAGTCTGAAATTTAACATACAATGCCTGCCGCAATGTATTTGCGACAGTTAAGAGAAGCGGCTGCCGTGAAGAGGGCAGCCGCTTTAGAACTATTTAAATTTGCCCGATACCAACGTAGCGAGCAAGCTTATCTCTCTGGCAGCTTCCTTCTCCGTTCGAAAGCCACGACATTTGATTTGTCTTCGCTTACCCTGTTCATCCTTCCCAGCGCTGATAACGAACCAAAAGGTTCTTTGCTTCGCTTCGGTTTGTCATTCGATAAATGGAATATTGACAGTAAGACTAAAAAGATATAGATTGTTAAATGAAAGCTTATGTCAAAATAAAATTGCTTTCAGCTTGAATTCGCAATGGTAAAGAAGGTGGGTACTGGCTTCGCTTCCGTTCGGAATTCTATTATGTTTGTTGTATATCAGACTCGAACCCTTCACCCGTTGGTTGATCCTCGATTCGGCGTCTTGTTGGAAATGGGTTGGCAATGGGTCACCGATATATCGGCCGGATGGATTTACTTCTATTTGGATTTTTGCAGCGGCATTTTTATGGTGAAAACGACACGAGAGTCTTGAAGCTAAGGAATAGTTTCGTTGTGTCTTATCAATTGCGGAAAGGAAGTGATCGCGTTGGAGCGCCAAAAGACGTTAGCCATTCATATGAACAATGTACATAAATCTTATGGCTTGAAACGAGGGGTGACGGATTTAAATCTAGCCGTAAAAAAAGGTGAAATCGTTGGATTTATTGGGCCAAATGGCGCAGGAAAATCGACTACAATCCGTTTGCTCATGCAGCTGATCAGCCCTACGTCCGGGGATATCTCGGTTCTTGGCGAACGAATAAAGAAGGATAATCCACTGATACGCAGCCGAATCGGGTATCTGCCTTCCGAGATTAGACTTTACCCGGATGTAACCGGAAAACAGATGCTGGAGCTTGCAGCAGGCATTCATGGAATTGATGTGAAAAAAACCAGGATTCCCGAATATGCGCAGAGACTGCAATGGGAGATGAAACCCCGGATCCGAACCTACTCCTTAGGAAATCGCAAGAAACTAGGCATACTGCTAGCACTTCTGCATGAGCCTGAATTGCTTATCCTGGATGAACCTACCTCCGGGCTTGATCCCCTCGCTCAGCAAAGCTTCTTCGAAATTGTTCGGGAATTAAATGAGTCAAACGGTACAACGGTTTTCTTGTCGACTCACATATTAACCGAGGTGGATAAGCTCTGCCACAGGGTCGCATTTATACGAGATGGAAAGATCATTCAAGATTCTTCTGTTCCCGATCTATCCAGAGGAGGGGCTCATCTTTACGAGGTGATCTTTAAAGAATCAGGTGATCTAAGGCAAACATATGGCCTGCTAAATATAGATCCCAATTCGAAATATATCGATGGGGTTTGTAGCGGAAGGGTAGAGGATCATTGCCTGAATGGATTGCTTTCCCTTCTTGCTGATAAGCCCATTAAAGATTTGAACCTTAGAAAATTGTCTCTTGAGGAGAGATTTATGGAAAAGTACAGCCAAAACAAAGAAAAGAAAGTTGAGGGGCCCAATGATGAGCAAGTTGTTTGAGTTGGAGTGGCGTCAAAATAAACGGAGTTTTTGGATCGCTCTTTGTGTGATTGCAGCGCTTCAAGCAATCCCGGCCGCCGCATCTAAGGCTTATTTAGATAGCCAAATCTCCAGCGGAACAGATCATACGGGTTCCACTGCACTTTCAACTTTTGAAGGATGGATGGCCGGTCAACCGTTTATGTTTTTCGTGCTTCTTCTAGGATGCTTCGCAATAAACTGGTCAATCGGATCCATTGTAAAGGAGCGGGATCGTCATACTGCCGAATTTCTGTTCGCAACCCCCCGCAGTAGAACGGATATCTATCTGGCAAAATGTGCGGCTCATGTTGCAAAAGTCGTGATTATCGCTGGTGTATCCACTGGTATTGTGCTGCTGATTGGCAAAGGTTTAGGCGTGATGAATGACGTTGCAGTTGTAAGCAGCGTCATGGCGGCTGGTCTGTTGATCATTCTCGGATTTATGGGAATAGGTTATGCGCTAACGTCTTGGCTTACTTCCGAACGCGGTGCGTTATCGCTTGGAATCGGAATAGTATTTCTCATGTTCTTGCTCTACATGCTTTCTGATTTGACAGCATTAGAATGGCTGGGGGCCGTGTCGCTCTTTAACCTGTTTGATGTGTACGCAATAAGCCAGGGGGCCGGGCTTGCAGGGGGCTCTGTGATTGGAGCGCTCGCCGTATTTGTGATCGGCGGTTGCGTGGGCTGGAGGAGGTTAGTTCATAGAGATTTGTAAAATATGAATTTGAGTGTAAGTTGACATTGACTCTAATGTAAGTGACAATATGCTTGAAGTCACCGTTTCGGGGTTTGAGTTGAACTTGGTTAGGAGTGCAAAAGGATGTCTGAAGGTGCGAAACAAAAAGTCGGATTGCGTGAGCGAAAAAAAGCGAAAACGATGGCCAATGTTCAGATGCATGCATTAAGGCTTTTTCGGGAAAATGGTTATCATGCGACAACGGTGGAACAAATTGCAGAAGCTGCAGAGATCTCCCCGAGTACATTTTTTCGTTATTTTGCAACAAAAGAGGCCGTAGTGTTAACCGATAATTATGATCCTCTTCTCGTCGCCGCATTTGAAAATCAACCGTCAGAGTTGAGTTCCTTACAAGCCGTTCGAAATGCAATGATTTCGGGAATTGCCGGGATGACTGACGATGAGTGGGAGACAACACGTCAGCGAAATGAACTGATCTTGATGGTCCCGGAGCTTCGCGCGGCAGCGATGAATAACTTAACTCAGATGATGCAGCTGTTAACACAGCTTGTCGCCACACGAACAGGCAGAAATTCCGATGATCTGGCAGTACGAACCTTTGCCGGGGTGGTCGTTGGGGTAAATATATCGTTAATGGATTATAATGCCGAGGCTACCAAATCAGAGTTTGCCAAATTATTGGATGAAGCTCTAGAAGTCGTTGAGAAAGGTCTACGGCTATGATAAAACCCTACAGGAATAACCAGCAGCAGAACAATGGAGCCGTAAACGCCGATTGTGTGGCGGGATATTGGTTTGGCCTTTTATGAGGAATTTGTATTAGGCGGTACCAAAAGCAATGATCGTTTAATTATGAAGGCGGGGAAGGACTCATGTCAGAACGTCTTTGGAAGAAGTTAATGAAAAAGGGGTTCTCGGTTGAATTAGATCAACTCCCCAAAAATACGCAAGAGTTTTTAAATGAAATTGAGCGCTATTGCATAAAGGAAAAGGTGACCTACGAATTTATCGAACGTGATAGACCTGCAATTATCTCAATAGATCATGTCGTGTATCAATGTCAGGTTGAAAACGCAGGACGCCCCGGTTTTGTGCTCCATTTCAAAGAAGTTTAAAATAAGACGCAGCCCGCTACGGCTGCGTTTTTTTGTGCCTGAGAGGATGCAATCGCAGCTCAAACCGACGCGCCGGTGCTAGTGTCTTTGTTCTCCTTTGCCGTGAATATCCGCTAGGGCCTCAAAGCACAATTGAGGCTGATCCATCATGAGTGAATGTCCGGCACCCGGAATGATATATAAATTTTTATCGGGAGCGCTTATCTCTGCAAAATATTTCTCGGCTATGATAAATGGGGCCTGCCAGTCGCATTCACCCAATACATAGTAGACGGGCACCTGGTACTCTGCGGATTCCGAGGTCAGATCAAAGTCGGATAAATAATCCAACACTTGTTGATTGGCTTGGAATGCTTTTTTAAATGAAGAGATATCAGACAGCTGAAAAATCGGACTTGTCACAGCGGCTAGCCAGATCGCGAGATCGATTTTTAGCGCCAAGTTGTACTGGCCCTGAAGCTTGCGTACGGCTTCGCATTTTTGCAGAAAAGCACGGTCAAAAACGATTTTGCCGCCGGGATATTCCCCTATTTTCTCCAGCTTCTTCAGCGATTTTTTGTCGCCGGCCTGTTCGATCAATTCTTTCACCTTGTTGTACCCTACCTGCTCATTGTGAAGCATATTCACAACCTGCGCAGCACCGATATAATAGGCTACGTCTTCGGGATGCTGCTTAATAAATACGGACCCCAACACACTTCCCCAGGAGTGGCCGAATAACACGATCTTTGGCATGTGATATTGACGCTTCAAATATTGGATAACCTCGAACAAATCCTGAAGCATCAAAGCAATGGAAGGAAGCTTATCGGGATTTCGAGTCAAGGTCTTTCCCGTCCCGCGCTGATCCCAATGGACTACCGTATAGATTTCTTCCCATTTTTGTTGAAAGACCCGCGTGAACAATGATTTCGCTGCTCCGGGCCCCCCGTGCAAAAATAGCATTACCGGGTTATCGCAGCTTGTTCCCGAGTGAAACAGGAATTGATCGATACCATTGATCGATACATATTCGGTAAAAAAAATTTCCCTGTTCAACCTGTTTTTCATAACCTCACCTCATAAATGACATTATACTGTCTATTATGAAGGTAAAATTTGGAATGGTCAAGTGGAATAAGCTATGATATACCTTAAGAAAAAAATGACTGGAGGCAAACGACGGAATGATGAAGCCACGGATTACGGTACTTACGTTAGGTGTAGATGATTTGGAAAGAGCGGTGACTTTCTATCGCGATGGGCTGGGTTTGCCGACACAAGGAATTATAGGCCAAGAATTTGAACATGGAGCGGTGGCCTTTTTCGACTTGCAAGCAGGTGTAAAGCTGGCCATCTGGAATCGCAAGGATCTGTCCCATGAAGCAAAGGTTCCATTGTCACCGCCGAGCTCGACCGAAATGACCATTGGCCATAATGTCAGCAGCAAAGAAGAAGTGGATGCGATTATGGAACTGGCCCGGTTGGCCGGGGCTGCGATAACGGATCCGGCCCATGAAACATTTTGGGGAGGTTACTCGGGGCATTTCATGGATCCAGACGGTCATCTGTGGGAAATCGTCTGGAATCCCGCGTGGGAAATCGAGGATTGAGCTTCGTTCGCAAAGACGGCAGAAATGCCGTTTTTTTGTATATTATAGAATTTATAAATTTTTTAACGGGGGAAGCAGGTCTTCCGCCTCAGCGTGAATCGTGGCCGGCGCTGAAGAAGCAGAACGCTGAAGAGAAGCAGCACATTGAATTAGCAAAACAGCGCGCTATGTATTTTTCGGCACTTCATTTGGACTCGTCATCAGTAGAAAAAAATCGATTTCAACGCTACGGGTGCCAAATTTTGAGTATAGAAATGGACAATCTCCACGATTTCGTAAAATAAGGAGTTTCCAACGTCCTGAAACCTGCACACTTTCCCTAGACACGCCTATCCAGTAGGCGAAATCCGCAAAACTGTACAATTTGTCCAGATACGTCTATCTGGTAGGTGAAATCCTGCGCAAATACAGCAATTCGATATGGATGAGTTCACCAGAAAGGGAATCCTGCAAAACTGCAGGAATTTCACCCGTTTCGCTACGACTTGGAGCCAAAAGGCCTAAAATGATGTAGCTGTGCAGCAATTCCTCGGGACGTGAGCTAAGTCCATATAATTGTGTAAAAAGCAAATGGCAAAAAAGAAGAGCCATAGCAAGGATCCTCGTATAGAATGAGGTTGTCGAGACAACATTCCGAAGGAGGATCTAGCTATGACTCAATACCAGATTACCCTAGATTCACAACTTTTGCATCAACTGTTTTTATCCGAATCAAGAGATGCCGGGATTGCGGCCCTATTAGAGTCCATCTTGAATCAAGTGTTGCAGGCACAAGCAACGGAACAGCTGAAGGCGGGGCACTATGAGCGCTCAGAAGAACGTGCAGGTTACCGTAATGGATCATACCCTCATCGGCTGACAACACGGGTGGGCCAATTAACCCTGCAAGTACCGCGTTTCCGCAACGGTCAGTTCTCTACGGAACTTTTTTCTCGGTACCAACGCAGTGAGCAAGCCCTTGTCTTAGCCATGATGGAGATGGTGCTCAATGGGGTGTCAACGCGAAAAGTAAGCAATATTACCGAAGAACTGTGCGGGACGGAGTTCTCTAAATCGACCGTTAGTGAGCTATGCAAACAACTGGATCCCCTCGTAGAGGAGTGGAATAACCGAAAACTGGACAAGGCCTATCCCTTTCTTATTGTCGACGCCCTGTACGTCAAAGTCCGGGAAGACGGTCGTGTGCGCTCACGTGGCGTAATGATTGCAACAGGGATTAATGCGGAGGGCTACCGGGAAGTGCTTGGACTTACCGTAGATGATACCGAGTCAGCTGCAACGTGGGGAGCTTTCTTTACGCACCTCAAAAGTCGCGGGTTGCACGGTGTTGATGTCATTACCAGCGACCATCACGGTGGTTTGGTAAGTGCGATACGGCAACATTTCCAAGGCGTAACCTGGCAACGGTGTCAAACCCACTTTATGCGTAATATTCTGGACGCTGCTCCTAAAGCATGCCGTGATGAATTGAAGGCCCATGTGAGGGCCATCTACGAAGCCGCGGACGAGACCAGTGCCCGTACACTGCTGAAGCGGACACAAGAAGCATTTGAAGACAAAGCTCCAAAGGCCATGAGGGTCTTGGAAGAGGGTTTTGACGATGCGACAGCGATCTTGGCACTTCCGGCTGCCTGTCGGATACGTACGCGCACCACAAATGCTGTAGAACGTCTAAATGGCGAGTTGCGGCGTCGAGAACGCGTCATTCGCATTTTTCCCAACCGAGCCTCTGTCCTTCGTCTTTTTGGAGCCTTGTTAATGGAGCAGGACGAAAAGTGGTCCGCCGGGAAAAAGTATATCGAGATGAAAGAGTACCATGAGTGGCGGAAGAAGCTCAACAGGCCTGCAGCTTAGGCATCTTTTTGCTCTGGCAATCTCATCGAGGATTTTACACATAAATTTGGACTTGACCGGGACGTGGACTCATTGAGCCAAAACTCCTGTAAAATAGCAGCAATTTCCGCCACTCGTTCAAGCCCCGGAAGACAAGGATGCTTCCAGCAGGCAACGATGCCTCCAGTAAACAAGGATGCCTCCAAAAGGCGGCGATGCCCCCAGGATCCGACGCGTCTCTTGGATCCCGTAAATCAGGCTGTTGAGAAAGTCCAAGGGATTTTTTTGTTTTTATTTTTCCAAAACACAGCTTCCAATATCATTTCGCGTCACTAATCCATAACTAAAATCACAAAAATGAAGTTACAAAAAGGAAATTGAGGAAATTTGTCGAATAGTACATTAAATTTTTTTAATGTTTCGAAGCCTCCATTTCGAAGTGATGCGGCAGGAGGGGGCACGAGAGGATAGCTACGCCGATAAGAAAGAGTGCACTCGCCCCTTTCTTTTGCATATCGTAGGCATGAAGGGCAAGCGTTCATGAACGCTGCGGACTCGTATGTGCACAAGCGGCCGGGCAATAAGCGGAGGCCTGCCGTCGTGAATCGTCGATGCGTTATTGGACTCTGACGAATTTGCATTGAAAAAATGTGACTTATTTAACAGCTGAGCGTACTTCTTATGAGAACAGAGGAGGTGTAGCCCGTTGATTGACACCAAGTACATAAAGCTGTTGGGACTTATTTTCGCTGTTGTGATCATAAATATCCTCGTGTTCTCGCCCGGAATTATCGGGGTGGAGATCGGCGGAGACGCGCTTCAGTCCGCGTTCGGGGTAACGCTGCTGCTAGCCAGTGTGCTGGCGCTGCTGTACGGAAGCTATATCTGGCTGTTCAGACCGCCTGACGTGCGGCCTGTGCGGCACATCACCACACATGAAGAGTATGTGGAAGCGCTCGCCCGCTACCGGCAGGTCAGATCGCTGGAAGGGGATGTTGTGACTGGGCTGGAGCAGTTGGAGCGGTTAACCAAAAAGAACGACACGCTCTACCGGGTGCTGAATGAGCGCTTCGATCCGGCGGAGTTAAGCTACAAGAAATTCGCCTCCGTCATTCAGGAGGTAGCGAAGCTGTTCTACCTCAACGTCAGAAGTATTTTGAACCGGCTCCACGTCTTTGACGAAGCGGAGTTCGAGCGTGTCATGAGTCAGAAAACGCCGCGTTTCTCTCAGAGGCTTCTCCAGGAAAAGAGAATGCTGTATCAGGATTTTCTGTCTTTTATGGCCGATTCTCTAGGCACGAATGAGGAAATCTTGTTGAAGCTGGATAAGCTGCTGCTGGAGATTTCCCGCTTGGATAGCTTCGATCCGGGTGACATTGAAAATATGCCTTGCATGCAGGAAATTGATTCACTGATTAAGCAGACAAAATATTATAAACAGTGAGAGGTGCTTGGTTTGGCAAAGAAGAACAAGTTTTTTCTTGTATCTGGTGTAATATTGGCCGTTGTGTTCGGGCTGGTGTACTTCGGGATTAACATGACCTCGAACTGGGGGAAGCCGCAGGTCCAGGTCAGCTCGGAAAAGGCGGCGAAGCAATTAAGCAAGCTGTACTCCAATATCCCGGTAACGACCGAGGCTCCGGTGAAGGGGCAGATCGATCTGGACCCGATCGACCTGGCCGCGTCGCTGCCCGATATTTCGAAATTCCCGATTACCGTTAAAAACACGACGAATCAGTATGTGGAGATCTTTTCTTCGATTGAAAAAGCGGGCACCGGCATTGACGGTTGGCTGACTGAGGCGGCGACCGACTTCAATAAGGCCAACATTATGGTGAACGGGAAGCCTGTCTCGGTCAAGATTCGCAATATCGCTTCCGGCACGGCCACTGACTATATCAAATCCGGCAAATACGTACCGGACGCCTTCACCCCTTCCAACGAGTTCTGGGGCGAAATGGTCAAGGCGAGCGGCGTCAAGACGAAGCAGGTGTCCGAACGGCTTGTCGGCAACGTTCCCGGCATCGTCATCGCCAAGCCGAAGTATGATGCCCTGATAGACAAGTACGGTGCCGTGAATGTCAACACGATAACGGAAGCGATAGCCAATAATGAGTTTTCGATGGGATATACCGATCCGTTTGCCAGCTCTACCGGCCTCAATTTTCTCGTAACGGCGCTGTCGGCATTCGACAGTTCCAATATGCTCGGGGAGAAGGCGGTCCGGGGGTTCGAGCAATTCCAGGCGAATGTGCCGTTTATTGCGTCCACGACGCTTCAGATGCGGGATGCTGCCAAGTCGGGCGTGCTGGACGGCTTTGTGCTGGAGTATCAAGTATATGCCAATGCGCCGGACTTGAAGGGGGGATATGTATTCACTCCTTTTGGCGTACGGCATGACAGTCCGCTCTATGCGCTGGGCGATCTGCCGCAGGGCAAGCAGGATATTATTCAAAAGTTCGCGGACTTCGTTACGCAGGATAAATATCAGAAGCTGGGGAAGGAGAAGGGCTTTAATGAGCTCGAAGATTACAAGTCGGAGCTTGATGCCGTAGACGGCAACCTTCTGTCCGCTGCCCAAAAATTATGGAAAGAAAAGAAAAACGTCAATAAGCCGATTGCCGCGGTGTTCGTAACCGATGTGTCCGGCAGCATGGCGGGCGAACCTCTGAACCGTTTGAAAGAATCGTTGTTGAAGGGCCAGAAATATTTAGGGA
Proteins encoded in this region:
- a CDS encoding DUF4318 domain-containing protein, translating into MSERLWKKLMKKGFSVELDQLPKNTQEFLNEIERYCIKEKVTYEFIERDRPAIISIDHVVYQCQVENAGRPGFVLHFKEV
- a CDS encoding substrate-binding and vWA domain-containing protein, whose amino-acid sequence is MAKKNKFFLVSGVILAVVFGLVYFGINMTSNWGKPQVQVSSEKAAKQLSKLYSNIPVTTEAPVKGQIDLDPIDLAASLPDISKFPITVKNTTNQYVEIFSSIEKAGTGIDGWLTEAATDFNKANIMVNGKPVSVKIRNIASGTATDYIKSGKYVPDAFTPSNEFWGEMVKASGVKTKQVSERLVGNVPGIVIAKPKYDALIDKYGAVNVNTITEAIANNEFSMGYTDPFASSTGLNFLVTALSAFDSSNMLGEKAVRGFEQFQANVPFIASTTLQMRDAAKSGVLDGFVLEYQVYANAPDLKGGYVFTPFGVRHDSPLYALGDLPQGKQDIIQKFADFVTQDKYQKLGKEKGFNELEDYKSELDAVDGNLLSAAQKLWKEKKNVNKPIAAVFVTDVSGSMAGEPLNRLKESLLKGQKYLGKENSIGLVSYSSSVSINLPIGKYDANHQSMFVGAVNSLQAGGGTATFDAIVVALKMLQDELAANPNQKPLIFVLSDGETNEGYSLKDTKELIEVYQVPIYTIGYNANIDALETISSINEAASINADTDDVVYKLGNLFNVQM
- a CDS encoding Cfr family 23S rRNA (adenine(2503)-C(8))-methyltransferase — protein: MKPTSKYETIGQILSDFKQPAYRYGQIMDAIFKQKIAEYERITILPKFLREELTRSLGPYVSSVIPVKELTSQQVSKVLFAIGGGERVEAVRLTYERGWKSYCISTQCGCGFGCRFCATGTIGLKRNLTADEITDQLLHFHLNGHALDSVSFMGMGEALANPHLFDALAILTNPHLFGLGHRRITISTIGLLPGIDRLTREFPQVNLTFSMHSPFDDQRSELMPINKRFPLRDVLNALDRHIRHTGRKVYIAYILLQGFNDSTEHAKAVAALLRGRGSWEHLYHVNLIPYNSTEVTPQSYLPSDPERIKAFVRTLKIHGVNVTVRTQFGSDINAACGQLYRTD
- a CDS encoding IS256 family transposase yields the protein MTQYQITLDSQLLHQLFLSESRDAGIAALLESILNQVLQAQATEQLKAGHYERSEERAGYRNGSYPHRLTTRVGQLTLQVPRFRNGQFSTELFSRYQRSEQALVLAMMEMVLNGVSTRKVSNITEELCGTEFSKSTVSELCKQLDPLVEEWNNRKLDKAYPFLIVDALYVKVREDGRVRSRGVMIATGINAEGYREVLGLTVDDTESAATWGAFFTHLKSRGLHGVDVITSDHHGGLVSAIRQHFQGVTWQRCQTHFMRNILDAAPKACRDELKAHVRAIYEAADETSARTLLKRTQEAFEDKAPKAMRVLEEGFDDATAILALPAACRIRTRTTNAVERLNGELRRRERVIRIFPNRASVLRLFGALLMEQDEKWSAGKKYIEMKEYHEWRKKLNRPAA
- a CDS encoding Arm DNA-binding domain-containing protein — encoded protein: MSAGKDEQGKRRQIKCRGFRTEKEAAREISLLATLVSGKFK
- a CDS encoding TetR family transcriptional regulator, whose translation is MSEGAKQKVGLRERKKAKTMANVQMHALRLFRENGYHATTVEQIAEAAEISPSTFFRYFATKEAVVLTDNYDPLLVAAFENQPSELSSLQAVRNAMISGIAGMTDDEWETTRQRNELILMVPELRAAAMNNLTQMMQLLTQLVATRTGRNSDDLAVRTFAGVVVGVNISLMDYNAEATKSEFAKLLDEALEVVEKGLRL
- a CDS encoding VOC family protein encodes the protein MKPRITVLTLGVDDLERAVTFYRDGLGLPTQGIIGQEFEHGAVAFFDLQAGVKLAIWNRKDLSHEAKVPLSPPSSTEMTIGHNVSSKEEVDAIMELARLAGAAITDPAHETFWGGYSGHFMDPDGHLWEIVWNPAWEIED
- a CDS encoding ABC transporter permease subunit is translated as MMSKLFELEWRQNKRSFWIALCVIAALQAIPAAASKAYLDSQISSGTDHTGSTALSTFEGWMAGQPFMFFVLLLGCFAINWSIGSIVKERDRHTAEFLFATPRSRTDIYLAKCAAHVAKVVIIAGVSTGIVLLIGKGLGVMNDVAVVSSVMAAGLLIILGFMGIGYALTSWLTSERGALSLGIGIVFLMFLLYMLSDLTALEWLGAVSLFNLFDVYAISQGAGLAGGSVIGALAVFVIGGCVGWRRLVHRDL
- a CDS encoding alpha/beta fold hydrolase, whose product is MKNRLNREIFFTEYVSINGIDQFLFHSGTSCDNPVMLFLHGGPGAAKSLFTRVFQQKWEEIYTVVHWDQRGTGKTLTRNPDKLPSIALMLQDLFEVIQYLKRQYHMPKIVLFGHSWGSVLGSVFIKQHPEDVAYYIGAAQVVNMLHNEQVGYNKVKELIEQAGDKKSLKKLEKIGEYPGGKIVFDRAFLQKCEAVRKLQGQYNLALKIDLAIWLAAVTSPIFQLSDISSFKKAFQANQQVLDYLSDFDLTSESAEYQVPVYYVLGECDWQAPFIIAEKYFAEISAPDKNLYIIPGAGHSLMMDQPQLCFEALADIHGKGEQRH
- a CDS encoding ABC transporter ATP-binding protein, producing the protein MERQKTLAIHMNNVHKSYGLKRGVTDLNLAVKKGEIVGFIGPNGAGKSTTIRLLMQLISPTSGDISVLGERIKKDNPLIRSRIGYLPSEIRLYPDVTGKQMLELAAGIHGIDVKKTRIPEYAQRLQWEMKPRIRTYSLGNRKKLGILLALLHEPELLILDEPTSGLDPLAQQSFFEIVRELNESNGTTVFLSTHILTEVDKLCHRVAFIRDGKIIQDSSVPDLSRGGAHLYEVIFKESGDLRQTYGLLNIDPNSKYIDGVCSGRVEDHCLNGLLSLLADKPIKDLNLRKLSLEERFMEKYSQNKEKKVEGPNDEQVV